In Haematobia irritans isolate KBUSLIRL chromosome 1, ASM5000362v1, whole genome shotgun sequence, a genomic segment contains:
- the Ir62a gene encoding ionotropic receptor 62a produces the protein MDLLKFILIFCVLYTVKGNGRVKNDIDLKSNVILKEINQSWNIKSLENEANTNRLSKLSRYLNTIAEYWNMSSIFMIYNLKMLQYQSTRDILEELSFNGTYLGQLPRMIPADKEIENQFYTEPGFNESSLVVSFVHNAYDRIVERTAYATRHRRTCFTIYLIHNSPMTKEDMQYLFEMLWRYQLRRPLVIVDSKEFFTMDPYPKLRVLNVTNKPVSQIFPKVHNIRDFQGYILNIPVQMDVPFTFFYRQQETSEFVIDGIGGWLISTLMQQLNVTLRVYPLYVNKSNYLNIDHILHLLHTGKIELSPHMVTTVAPRDIDYTYPYLITPLCIMTPRHIIKDISIGKFVDWTLCFFIGIVVGVNEIIWIIYRNYYPIPTIQRSYKRSYNWLYVVFLLLGMPVPPIQVPSLGRMSFIIFSRILVVFSLINLCGTCINQLFSTNLSSFLTACSLKEPHFHFENIFSRDIPLMTDQFMADLLSERFKLSEAEKRKYFVIESHQEILKHRNELNTSFMYMVSSTVYEVHKQQQILVDPQPFILTKICYGTFPVQLQLQADSHFTEAFHRFVLRQREAGLSAHFKTELFKRAREHGKMEYYQDDELSDGNDEAFTFNTMSAMIFVLTVGYTCSIFVFLLELYGEELMQILGKTRVWKALKKMS, from the coding sequence ATGGATTTGTTGAAATTCATTCTAATTTTCTGCGTACTGTATACAGTGAAAGGAAATGGAAGAGTTAAAAATGATATAGATTTGAAATCAAATGTAATATTAAAGGAGATCAATCAGTCTTGGAATATTAAATCATTAGAAAATGAAGCTAATACAAATCGATTATCAAAGCTCTCGCGATATCTTAATACCATAGCTGAATATTGGAATATGTCATCGATTTTCATGATTTATAACTTGAAGATGCTTCAATATCAATCAACTCGGGATATTCTTGAAGAATTATCATTTAATGGAACTTACCTGGGTCAATTACCACGAATGATACCTGCTGATAaggaaatagaaaatcaattttaCACTGAACCAGGATTCAATGAATCTTCATTGGTTGTCAGCTTCGTGCATAATGCCTATGATAGAATCGTAGAGAGGACAGCCTACGCTACTCGTCATCGTAGAACATGCTTTACCATATATCTGATCCACAATTCACCAATGACGAAAGAGGATATGCAGTACCTATTTGAAATGTTATGGAGATATCAATTACGTAGACCCTTGGTAATAGTGGATAGCAAGGAATTCTTTACCATGGATCCATATCCCAAGTTACGTGTGTTGAATGTTACCAACAAACCTGTTTCGCAGATATTCCCCAAAGTTCATAATATTCGTGATTTTCAGGGTTACATTCTCAATATACCCGTACAAATGGATGTACCTTTTACTTTCTTCTATCGCCAGCAGGAAACTTCCGAATTTGTGATCGATGGCATAGGAGGTTGGTTGATATCGACACTTATGCAACAATTAAATGTTACCTTGCGGGTATATCCTTTGTATGTGAATAAATCGAATTATTTGAATATCGATCATATACTACATCTGCTACATACTGGCAAAATTGAATTGAGTCCCCATATGGTTACCACTGTAGCTCCAAGGGATATTGACTACACATATCCCTATTTGATTACTCCTCTGTGCATTATGACTCCTCGTCACATCATAAAGGATATCagtattggaaaatttgtggATTGGACCTTGTGCTTTTTTATTGGTATAGTTGTTGGAGTCAACGAAATAATTTGGATTATTTATCGCAATTATTATCCAATTCCAACCATACAGAGAAGCTATAAGAGATCCTATAATTGGTTATATGTAGTATTCCTACTTCTCGGCATGCCTGTACCCCCAATACAGGTTCCATCTTTGGGGCGAATGAGTTTCATTATTTTCAGCCGTATTCTTGTGGTTTTTTCCCTGATCAATTTGTGTGGCACCTGTATCAACCAACTGTTCTCCACAAATCTCAGCTCTTTTTTGACAgcctgtagtttgaaggaacccCATTTTCATTTCGAAAATATATTTTCCCGTGATATACCTCTGATGACCGATCAATTCATGGCTGATTTATTAAGTGAACGTTTCAAACTTAGTGAAGCTGAAAAACGCAAGTATTTCGTAATAGAATCCCACCAAGAAATACTGAAGCATCGTAATGAACTCAATACATCCTTCATGTATATGGTATCGAGTACCGTTTATGAGGTCCACAAGCAACAACAAATTTTGGTGGATCCTCAACCTTTTATTCTTACTAAAATTTGTTATGGTACATTTCCTGTTCAATTACAATTACAGGCTGATAGTCATTTTACGGAGGCCTTTCATCGATTCGTTTTGCGTCAACGTGAAGCAGGTTTGTCTGCCCATTTTAAAACGGAGCTTTTTAAGAGAGCCCGAGAACATGGTAAAATGGAATATTATCAAGATGACGAACTATCGGATGGCAATGATGaggctttcacttttaatacaaTGTCTGCCATGATTTTTGTATTAACTGTGGGCTACACATgcagtatttttgtttttcttttggaattGTATGGTGAAGAACTGATGCAGATTCTTGGTAAAACCAGAGTTTGGAAAGCTCTAAAGAAGATGAGTTGA
- the LOC142219485 gene encoding uncharacterized protein LOC142219485, protein MHKVSIFVVCALMALASGAHLPQARYEPQDIYAEPNCAIVSDHTRMFRDISDPTHYWICPEGKEKADYIQCPPNEAFMEAPQKCVVWEEWKWVEPYTR, encoded by the exons ATGCAtaaag TTTCCATATTTGTTGTATGTGCTCTTATGGCCTTGGCTTCTGGTGCCCATTTGCCTCAAGCTCGTTATGAACCTCAAGATATTTATGCCGAACCCAATTGCGCCATTGTCAGTGATCACACACGCATGTTCCGTGATATTTCCGATCCTACTCATTATTGGATTTGTCCAGAGGGTAAAGAGAAAGCCGATTACATTCAATGTCCACCCAATGAAGCCTTCATGGAAGCTCCACAAAAATGTGTTGTCTGGGAGGAATGGAAATGGGTTGAACCTTATACCAGATAA